In Dyadobacter subterraneus, a single genomic region encodes these proteins:
- a CDS encoding winged helix-turn-helix transcriptional regulator: protein MNLEDCSPGSAQENSCAIYLRSIADTFYAIGGKWKLQIIVALSEGPLRFNVLQRKLGNISPRVLSNELKDLELNGFIHRNVTTAATPVIVEYQLAPYSSSLREVVQAMIRWGIGHREKIIINHPK, encoded by the coding sequence ATGAACCTTGAAGATTGTAGCCCTGGCAGCGCGCAGGAAAATTCCTGCGCTATTTATCTCAGATCAATTGCAGACACGTTTTATGCTATTGGCGGAAAATGGAAATTGCAGATCATTGTGGCCTTGTCGGAAGGGCCGTTAAGATTCAATGTTCTTCAGCGCAAACTTGGTAATATCTCTCCTCGCGTACTGTCAAATGAGCTGAAAGATCTGGAATTAAATGGTTTTATACATCGTAATGTTACGACTGCTGCTACCCCTGTAATCGTGGAATACCAGTTAGCTCCCTATAGCAGTTCGCTTAGGGAGGTTGTTCAGGCGATGATCCGCTGGGGAATCGGTCACCGGGAGAAAATAATAATTAATCACCCTAAATAA
- a CDS encoding DUF892 family protein → MRDTDQMDVDKADLEKFFIFHLNKIYAAKKLLVEELPSLLTSVHFSDLQEAIKDTIEAVKKQIIRMDKIFQILSTDFSSGHSAGLQGLLEDSFNDIKVYQTNPELRDMSILFYLHNIESIEMASFQILEMASVKLKNDQIKDLIKRNYQDAKADRTLFLLINAKYISTV, encoded by the coding sequence ATGAGAGATACCGATCAGATGGACGTTGATAAAGCGGACCTAGAAAAATTCTTCATTTTTCATCTTAATAAAATTTATGCAGCCAAGAAGTTACTGGTAGAAGAATTGCCTTCTTTATTGACAAGTGTGCATTTTTCCGACCTGCAAGAGGCTATCAAGGATACGATCGAAGCCGTCAAAAAGCAGATTATACGGATGGATAAAATATTTCAGATTCTTTCGACCGATTTTAGCAGTGGCCATTCTGCTGGATTACAGGGACTGCTTGAAGATTCTTTCAATGACATTAAAGTATATCAGACAAATCCGGAATTAAGAGATATGTCGATCCTTTTTTATTTACATAATATTGAAAGTATTGAAATGGCTTCCTTTCAAATACTCGAAATGGCGTCTGTCAAATTAAAAAATGACCAAATTAAAGATCTGATAAAACGTAACTATCAGGATGCCAAAGCAGACCGGACGCTGTTTCTGCTTATCAATGCAAAATATATTTCCACTGTGTGA
- a CDS encoding SDR family NAD(P)-dependent oxidoreductase produces the protein MKIALITGVSRKEGIGFETARQLGLKNYKVVIAARQLGKASALCSELILLGIDADAVEMDLTDEASVGAASKQLEAKYGRIDVLINNAAVMLHSTATIAGKDLAELSQELETNITGTWRVTQYILPLLIKSDHGRIVNISSTMGSITEPGWGLLDYSRGPIPAYSITKLALNGLTIKMAKEFKDHHILVNAVCPGFTATYPEMEEMGARPVRESVEGVVWAATLEDDGPTGEFFRDKKAVAW, from the coding sequence ATGAAAATTGCATTGATTACAGGGGTGAGCCGCAAAGAGGGCATCGGATTTGAAACGGCTAGACAATTGGGTTTAAAAAATTACAAGGTAGTAATAGCAGCAAGGCAATTAGGTAAAGCCAGCGCATTATGTTCTGAACTGATTTTACTGGGTATAGACGCGGATGCTGTTGAAATGGATCTGACGGATGAAGCAAGCGTTGGCGCCGCTTCGAAACAATTGGAAGCGAAGTATGGAAGAATTGACGTACTGATCAACAATGCAGCAGTGATGCTGCATTCCACAGCCACGATTGCCGGAAAAGACCTTGCAGAACTATCACAGGAACTAGAAACCAATATCACAGGGACTTGGAGAGTTACCCAGTATATCCTTCCACTTCTGATCAAAAGTGATCATGGGCGGATTGTTAATATATCAAGCACCATGGGATCCATTACCGAGCCGGGCTGGGGATTACTTGATTACAGCAGAGGCCCTATACCTGCGTATTCAATCACCAAGCTCGCTTTGAACGGCCTTACCATTAAAATGGCCAAAGAGTTTAAAGATCATCATATTCTGGTAAATGCTGTTTGTCCGGGTTTCACAGCGACCTATCCCGAAATGGAAGAAATGGGCGCAAGGCCGGTGCGGGAAAGTGTCGAAGGTGTAGTCTGGGCGGCAACGTTGGAAGATGATGGACCTACCGGTGAATTTTTTAGAGATAAAAAGGCGGTCGCCTGGTAG
- a CDS encoding ThuA domain-containing protein, with the protein MIKPFIYLLACITAVTAIYLLWKAPKWPWQQKSAIHLRTDPEKFSGADIVIFSKTNGYRHKSIGAGIMSITSEAYKRGWSTYVTEDAAFFSRSNLASVKVVVFLNTTGSILKDDQKRVFENYIESGGGYAGIHSAADCEHHWIWYTSLLGTRFKSHTLIPSQITSAEIITEEKNHLATKHLPARWYKKDEWYNFKDVIRNRANIQILLSLNESSYRSIWPQNMKGDHPICWTNLIGKGRMFYSAIGHTSQTFEDKYSLEHIMGGIQWAGDL; encoded by the coding sequence ATGATCAAGCCTTTCATTTATCTATTAGCCTGTATTACGGCGGTCACAGCTATTTACCTGCTCTGGAAAGCTCCCAAGTGGCCCTGGCAGCAAAAATCAGCTATCCACCTGCGTACAGATCCTGAAAAATTCTCCGGGGCAGATATAGTCATATTTTCAAAAACAAATGGATATCGCCATAAGTCCATTGGTGCTGGCATCATGTCCATTACCAGCGAAGCCTACAAGCGCGGATGGTCTACCTATGTGACAGAGGACGCGGCCTTTTTTAGCAGAAGCAACCTGGCATCTGTAAAGGTGGTCGTCTTTTTGAACACAACAGGTTCCATATTAAAAGACGATCAAAAAAGAGTATTTGAAAATTACATCGAATCCGGAGGTGGCTATGCAGGAATCCATTCCGCTGCTGACTGCGAACACCATTGGATCTGGTATACGAGCCTGCTGGGCACACGCTTTAAAAGTCATACCCTGATTCCAAGTCAGATTACTTCCGCTGAAATTATCACCGAAGAGAAAAACCATCTGGCGACTAAACATTTACCGGCACGTTGGTATAAGAAAGATGAATGGTACAATTTTAAAGACGTGATCAGAAACAGAGCCAACATTCAAATTCTGCTTTCACTAAACGAAAGTTCATACCGCTCGATCTGGCCACAAAATATGAAAGGAGATCACCCGATCTGCTGGACTAATTTAATCGGAAAAGGACGAATGTTTTACTCCGCAATCGGGCACACCTCCCAAACATTTGAAGATAAGTATTCACTGGAACATATCATGGGTGGTATACAGTGGGCAGGGGATTTATGA
- a CDS encoding esterase-like activity of phytase family protein, with protein sequence MKLNLPSLLTFSTVMLSLGCTDHNIENTTYPEMAEATNPVVLTTANGINVYNGGFGSALVQDPKDHNVFYLLTDRGPNIDGTVANSKVFASPDFAPQIGKFRLSADQLTLEKVIELKNENGNKLNGLPNPVGQGFSGEIALDLAGKTLSNSADGLDSEGMAMAQDGSFWISDEYGPHLVHFDADGKTIERINPFGSGKGGRKIPLVFASRRPNRGMEGLTITPDGKTLVGIMQFPLYNPSAAAVTGSLVTRILAYDIMEGTSKEYVYLIDRANLQANSEIVAISNTEFLVLERDGEYATDANRSTVIKKIYKINISAATDISDPSNGAKGKLYGSSTVEELKTAAALSSNGITPVTKTLVADLMTDISSLYPHDKAEGMAIINSTTIAVSNDDDFGVTGTGTYISKILPATGKVDKNRIYFIKLKQPLW encoded by the coding sequence ATGAAACTTAATTTACCTTCGCTTCTAACGTTTTCAACCGTTATGCTGTCTTTGGGATGCACAGATCACAACATTGAAAACACTACTTATCCAGAGATGGCAGAAGCCACCAACCCGGTTGTGCTCACCACTGCCAATGGCATCAATGTTTACAATGGCGGCTTCGGCTCAGCGCTGGTTCAGGACCCAAAGGATCATAACGTCTTTTATCTTTTGACGGACCGCGGCCCAAATATTGATGGTACGGTTGCTAATTCCAAAGTGTTCGCTTCGCCAGATTTTGCCCCACAAATCGGAAAATTCAGATTGTCAGCAGATCAGCTTACGCTGGAAAAAGTAATTGAACTTAAAAATGAAAACGGAAACAAACTAAACGGTCTTCCTAACCCGGTCGGCCAGGGATTTAGCGGGGAGATAGCGCTGGATCTGGCAGGAAAAACACTCTCTAACAGCGCAGATGGTCTGGATTCGGAAGGTATGGCTATGGCGCAGGATGGAAGCTTCTGGATCAGTGACGAGTATGGTCCGCACCTGGTTCATTTTGATGCCGATGGTAAAACCATCGAGCGTATCAATCCTTTCGGAAGCGGTAAAGGCGGCCGCAAAATCCCTCTGGTTTTTGCCAGCAGAAGACCCAACCGCGGTATGGAAGGCTTAACCATAACTCCGGATGGCAAAACACTTGTCGGGATTATGCAGTTTCCATTGTACAATCCTTCTGCTGCGGCTGTAACAGGATCTTTGGTAACCCGCATTCTTGCCTACGATATTATGGAAGGAACAAGCAAAGAATATGTGTATCTGATTGACCGCGCTAATCTTCAGGCCAACAGCGAAATTGTAGCAATCAGTAATACTGAATTTTTGGTACTGGAACGTGACGGTGAATACGCAACAGACGCTAACAGATCAACGGTTATTAAAAAAATCTACAAAATTAACATTTCCGCTGCCACAGATATTTCCGATCCTTCCAATGGCGCGAAAGGTAAACTATATGGCAGCTCCACTGTTGAAGAGCTAAAAACAGCAGCCGCTCTATCATCAAACGGTATTACCCCAGTGACCAAGACGCTGGTAGCAGATCTTATGACTGATATTTCTTCCCTTTATCCTCATGATAAGGCAGAAGGTATGGCAATCATTAATTCAACCACAATCGCAGTTTCAAATGACGATGATTTTGGTGTTACAGGAACTGGCACCTACATTTCGAAAATCCTTCCGGCGACGGGAAAAGTCGATAAAAACAGGATCTATTTTATTAAATTAAAACAGCCGCTTTGGTAA
- a CDS encoding choice-of-anchor I family protein: MLQKITIPGITLFALLVIGCTDHHIEEPVNENPASFKEVAAIDLGGTAASEISAYDPSTKRLFTVNNEASALVDVLDLSSFPNITKLQPINVSALGGVANSVAISEGKLAIALEATNKQANGSVIVVNTSTLAQIKQIQVGALPDMVTFSPDGRYIVTANEGEPSADYSVDPEGSVSIIDIQDNYAVKTLTFGGFASSYTQLAANGFRIYGPEASFAQDVEPEYVAISSDSKKAFVTLQENNGIAEIDLVNGVILKINPLGTKDFNILSNAVDPSDKDNKVELGQWPVKSFFLPDAISYFSVNGAGYLITANEGDAREYAAFDEQARVSTLKLDATVFPNAAALKLPENLGRLRVTSTMGDTDKDGDYDVLYGFGGRGFSIFNAASGQLTYESGKGLEQEVIKANIYDDDRSDDKGVEPEGVTVSVMNGKPIAFIALERVDAIAVYDLSDPASPKFLQMIKTGDAPEGILFVAADKSPNGKVMLVSSNEGDGTVKFYQAN; encoded by the coding sequence ATGTTGCAAAAAATTACCATTCCTGGCATTACTTTGTTTGCCCTTTTAGTGATCGGATGTACCGATCATCATATCGAGGAGCCTGTCAATGAAAATCCGGCTTCTTTTAAAGAAGTGGCGGCCATAGACCTTGGCGGCACCGCGGCTTCTGAAATATCAGCTTATGATCCGTCGACCAAACGGCTCTTTACAGTTAATAACGAGGCCTCTGCGCTTGTGGATGTGCTGGACCTGTCATCTTTTCCTAATATTACCAAACTGCAGCCAATCAATGTTTCGGCCTTAGGTGGTGTTGCCAATAGTGTAGCCATTTCTGAGGGGAAACTGGCAATCGCTTTGGAAGCAACCAACAAACAGGCTAACGGAAGTGTTATTGTTGTGAACACTTCAACGCTTGCTCAGATCAAACAAATTCAAGTAGGCGCTCTACCTGACATGGTAACATTCAGTCCTGATGGCAGGTATATCGTGACTGCAAATGAAGGTGAACCCAGCGCGGATTACAGCGTTGATCCGGAAGGTTCTGTTTCCATTATTGACATTCAGGATAACTACGCTGTTAAAACATTAACATTTGGTGGTTTTGCCAGTTCTTACACCCAGCTGGCTGCAAACGGCTTCCGCATTTATGGTCCGGAAGCCAGTTTTGCACAGGACGTAGAACCAGAATACGTTGCAATTTCTTCCGATTCGAAGAAGGCATTTGTCACGCTTCAGGAAAATAACGGAATTGCTGAAATTGATCTTGTCAATGGAGTCATTTTAAAAATCAATCCCTTGGGTACCAAGGACTTTAATATTCTTTCAAATGCAGTTGACCCAAGTGACAAGGACAACAAAGTTGAGCTGGGACAATGGCCGGTAAAATCTTTCTTTTTACCTGACGCAATATCGTATTTTTCTGTCAACGGAGCCGGATATCTTATTACAGCCAATGAAGGAGATGCCCGTGAATATGCCGCTTTCGATGAGCAGGCCCGGGTGAGCACTTTAAAGCTTGATGCTACGGTTTTCCCTAACGCAGCAGCACTTAAATTACCTGAAAATCTCGGTCGTCTTCGTGTAACCAGTACCATGGGTGATACAGATAAGGACGGCGACTATGATGTTCTTTATGGTTTTGGAGGCAGGGGTTTTAGCATTTTTAATGCAGCCAGCGGCCAGCTTACCTATGAGTCAGGAAAAGGTCTGGAGCAGGAAGTAATCAAGGCTAATATCTATGATGATGACCGTTCTGACGATAAAGGCGTAGAGCCTGAGGGCGTTACTGTGAGTGTGATGAATGGGAAACCAATTGCATTCATCGCGCTTGAGCGCGTTGATGCCATCGCAGTTTATGATCTGAGTGATCCTGCAAGTCCTAAATTTTTGCAGATGATTAAAACGGGCGACGCTCCGGAAGGAATTTTGTTTGTAGCCGCCGATAAAAGTCCAAATGGAAAAGTAATGCTGGTTTCAAGTAATGAGGGCGATGGGACAGTGAAGTTCTATCAGGCCAATTAA
- a CDS encoding thioredoxin family protein, with translation MKRVFYTIILIFSVFVSYAQPKAGINFTEDSWDETLQNAQRSGKQIFLYAQTKSCRFCRQMEREVFTDPKVIDFYNTNFISFKIDIEEEGIGQALSKQYGIMGFPTYVYFDKEGKRSHQTGAFKPSVDFIQDGKNASDPATALFPLLSKYELGERSPQMLLNLSNALSYYMVKDSPKEKVVAQYLGTQSAEELESEKNLKFIFANSTNFKTPASQYFLKSQEKFIPIFGKADVDKRGQRIITQAAFTAGRENNLALLNELKNTAATSFTDTSKLLSLTRIYFYGGKQDWQSYAKATLQYGKTAGANDWQTMYETGAYLKHFAKDKETLKIGVQIMDKVLQLHKNYEHLCIYSTLQNRVGNKDLALKAAKEAVTVARAEGEDGSEALELIAELKAVKK, from the coding sequence ATGAAAAGAGTTTTTTACACAATTATCCTGATTTTTTCCGTTTTTGTTTCCTACGCACAGCCCAAGGCTGGCATTAATTTTACAGAAGATTCCTGGGATGAGACTTTGCAGAATGCACAGAGAAGTGGAAAGCAGATCTTTCTTTATGCCCAGACCAAATCCTGCCGTTTTTGCCGGCAAATGGAGCGGGAAGTTTTTACCGATCCAAAGGTCATTGACTTTTACAACACAAATTTTATCAGTTTTAAAATAGATATTGAAGAAGAAGGGATTGGTCAAGCCCTTTCGAAACAATATGGAATTATGGGATTTCCTACTTATGTGTATTTTGACAAAGAGGGCAAGAGGTCTCATCAGACTGGAGCTTTCAAACCATCGGTCGATTTCATTCAGGATGGTAAAAATGCTTCTGATCCAGCTACCGCCTTGTTTCCGTTGCTATCAAAATACGAGTTGGGTGAAAGATCTCCGCAGATGCTGTTAAATTTAAGCAATGCGCTGAGCTATTATATGGTAAAAGACAGTCCGAAAGAAAAGGTTGTAGCGCAGTACCTGGGTACACAATCGGCAGAGGAACTGGAATCGGAAAAAAATCTCAAATTCATTTTTGCAAATTCGACGAACTTTAAAACGCCTGCAAGTCAATATTTTTTAAAATCCCAGGAAAAATTTATTCCGATTTTTGGAAAAGCCGATGTGGATAAGAGAGGCCAAAGAATCATAACGCAGGCGGCATTCACAGCAGGAAGAGAAAATAATTTGGCCCTGCTGAATGAATTGAAAAACACTGCTGCCACCAGCTTTACAGATACATCCAAACTGCTGTCTTTGACCCGGATTTATTTTTATGGAGGAAAACAGGATTGGCAAAGTTATGCAAAGGCAACTTTGCAGTATGGAAAAACAGCCGGTGCCAATGATTGGCAGACGATGTATGAGACAGGCGCATATCTGAAACATTTTGCCAAAGATAAAGAAACCTTAAAAATCGGTGTGCAGATTATGGACAAGGTATTACAACTGCACAAAAACTATGAACATTTATGCATTTATTCAACTCTACAAAACAGAGTCGGGAATAAAGACCTGGCCTTAAAAGCAGCGAAAGAAGCTGTAACGGTGGCCAGGGCGGAAGGGGAGGATGGTAGTGAAGCGCTGGAACTTATTGCTGAGTTAAAGGCAGTGAAGAAATAA
- a CDS encoding cytochrome c peroxidase produces MQDLNKLDSAASTLYSDLKTGRADTAVQNAFRKARLAYKRIEFISAYYSPETTKALNGPNIPEVDDDLRVNPPQGFQVLEELVFPAVEPGSRSEALEIVTVLRSQINRLRKISESNELTDSHVFDAMRLEIFRLQTLGITGFDSPVAFHSMPEAASALQALQSQLHIYELEKKDRNLAARLNNAFDKAVAKLQKATDFDSFDRLDFIKNDANALSALLLDAQNTLGIAVFSENRLLAPSARTLTDSGVYNTNYFVNLDEQRATPGKVTLGRMLFFNPVLSSGAGRSCASCHQPEKAFSDGETKSFAIGTDGRRISRNAPTLLNAGLQAVQFADSRVAFLEDQATDVIQNKQEMHGSLPLAVKALRQNPEYAGLFSEHYKDGVTESNLKNAIASYIRSLTAPQSSLDTYFQGGPDMLTIQQKKGFNVFMGKGKCATCHFFPLFNGTVPPFYQETESEVLGVPATVSGKNVDADLGKFMLTKREPHRYAFKTPTVRQISKTGPYMHNGVYKTLQQVVDFYDQGGGNGLGFKLSNQTLPFDRLNLSNAEKNALIAFMRIL; encoded by the coding sequence ATGCAGGATTTAAACAAACTTGATTCTGCGGCCAGCACACTTTATTCTGATTTAAAAACGGGCCGGGCGGATACCGCAGTTCAAAACGCCTTTCGCAAAGCAAGACTTGCCTATAAAAGAATTGAATTTATTTCCGCTTATTACAGTCCGGAAACAACAAAAGCGCTTAACGGGCCTAATATTCCTGAGGTAGATGACGATCTGCGCGTGAACCCGCCTCAGGGATTTCAGGTGCTGGAAGAGCTTGTATTTCCGGCTGTTGAACCCGGTTCCAGGTCAGAGGCGCTTGAAATTGTGACTGTGCTGCGCTCCCAAATCAACCGGCTCCGCAAAATTTCAGAAAGCAATGAGTTGACTGACAGTCATGTATTTGATGCAATGCGGCTGGAAATCTTCCGGCTACAAACACTGGGTATCACCGGGTTTGACTCACCCGTAGCCTTTCATTCCATGCCTGAGGCTGCCAGTGCCTTGCAGGCACTCCAAAGCCAGCTGCACATTTATGAGCTGGAAAAAAAAGACAGGAACCTTGCTGCAAGACTAAACAATGCTTTTGATAAAGCGGTCGCAAAGCTTCAAAAAGCAACCGATTTTGACTCCTTTGACAGGCTTGATTTTATAAAAAATGATGCAAACGCTTTAAGCGCTCTTCTGTTGGATGCACAAAACACTCTGGGCATTGCTGTCTTTTCCGAGAACCGTCTTTTGGCTCCATCGGCCAGAACGCTCACAGACTCGGGTGTTTACAACACCAATTATTTCGTCAATCTGGATGAGCAGCGTGCCACGCCGGGTAAAGTTACACTGGGCAGGATGCTTTTTTTTAACCCGGTTCTCTCCTCAGGTGCGGGCCGCAGCTGCGCGAGTTGTCATCAGCCTGAGAAGGCTTTTAGTGATGGCGAAACGAAAAGTTTTGCAATCGGCACCGACGGGCGGCGTATCAGCCGTAATGCGCCGACGCTTCTGAATGCAGGACTGCAGGCGGTTCAGTTTGCCGATTCCAGGGTCGCATTTCTGGAAGACCAGGCAACAGATGTGATACAGAATAAACAGGAGATGCATGGCTCGCTTCCCCTGGCAGTAAAAGCGCTTAGACAGAACCCTGAGTACGCTGGTTTATTTTCTGAACACTACAAGGATGGGGTGACTGAATCAAACCTTAAGAATGCAATTGCCAGCTATATCCGTTCGCTTACTGCGCCACAGTCCAGTCTTGATACGTATTTTCAGGGCGGGCCAGACATGTTAACCATCCAGCAAAAAAAGGGCTTTAACGTTTTTATGGGTAAAGGCAAATGTGCCACCTGTCACTTTTTTCCCTTGTTCAACGGGACTGTACCACCATTTTACCAGGAGACAGAAAGTGAGGTATTGGGTGTTCCCGCGACTGTCTCCGGCAAAAACGTCGATGCGGACCTTGGCAAATTTATGCTTACCAAAAGGGAACCTCACCGCTATGCTTTCAAGACACCGACAGTAAGACAAATTTCAAAGACAGGCCCTTACATGCATAACGGCGTATATAAAACACTCCAGCAGGTGGTAGACTTTTATGACCAGGGTGGGGGAAATGGTCTTGGATTTAAACTCTCAAATCAAACCCTTCCGTTTGACCGGCTGAATCTGTCAAACGCCGAAAAAAATGCGCTGATTGCTTTTATGCGTATTTTGTAA
- a CDS encoding response regulator transcription factor: MKKILIIEDDEDMLELLKIVFRDSGHDVIYSRVVLSTDYIQILHPDLILLDVRLNGVSDSGAYLCKQLKTAGETKNLPVVLVSAEYNLAEIASECQADMYLKKPYELTTLMSQVNKYLS, from the coding sequence ATGAAAAAGATTTTAATAATTGAGGACGATGAGGATATGTTGGAACTGTTGAAAATTGTTTTTCGCGATTCCGGCCATGATGTAATTTATTCCAGGGTCGTTCTGAGTACAGACTATATTCAAATTCTTCATCCTGATTTAATTTTACTTGATGTGAGACTAAATGGTGTTTCGGACTCGGGCGCTTATCTTTGTAAACAACTCAAAACCGCCGGGGAAACAAAAAATCTGCCGGTGGTCCTTGTTTCTGCTGAATATAATCTTGCTGAAATTGCCAGTGAATGCCAAGCAGATATGTATCTAAAAAAGCCATATGAGTTAACAACGCTTATGTCACAAGTTAACAAATACCTATCCTAA